A genomic region of Papaver somniferum cultivar HN1 chromosome 7, ASM357369v1, whole genome shotgun sequence contains the following coding sequences:
- the LOC113293277 gene encoding uncharacterized protein LOC113293277: MCFLFICSGEEKILGRQQAPGLCPYCGGKVQSMDVEVQWRFFCLPLCFKTKRRFFCTNCSKRLEMYPSS, from the coding sequence ATGTGTTTTCTGTTTATATGCAGTGGAGAAGAGAAGATTTTAGGAAGACAACAAGCACCAGGTTTATGTCCGTATTGTGGTGGGAAAGTACAATCGATGGATGTTGAAGTCCAATGGAGGTTTTTCTGTTTACCCCTCTGTTTTAAAACTAAGAGAAGATTTTTCTGTACTAATTGTTCTAAACGATTAGAAATGTACCCATCTAGttaa